In the genome of Nycticebus coucang isolate mNycCou1 chromosome X, mNycCou1.pri, whole genome shotgun sequence, the window TCAGTCTCAATCTTTGAGCTAAAGAtaaagggggaagagaggaagaagagaattttCAAGAGTATGGAAACTGAAAGGGATGATTGTTATCCTATGAATGACTGATAAAGAAAACCTTTAGTTAACCTAAGACTAAAGGAGAATTAAGAAAACCCAAGTACAAAGCATCATGCTATGATGACATCCTTTTGAGATGAGGATGGCTGAATTCCATCCAGATTCTAAACATTATAATTTGAGATttgaatgaaaaatttcaaaggcCTCTTGGAATTAGTCATTACACATTGGACTCAAATATATCCTTAGGCCATCAATTTAGAGATAAAAGGATTAACTTTCCAAGGTTGTTTCAGAACCAAATCCCAGAAAAATTAATCTATgctgtgtttgttttcttcttgccctCTTTTGTTGTCCACTTGGCATCTTTTTGGGGTGATATTCCAGTTTAGGGCCTTGAGAGCCAAACTCTCTAGGAAGCTACTGTGGagaccaggaggctgaggaaagggtTACAGGGAAGCTCAAGAAGGCAGAGCATGATTCTTGGGTTTCTTCTCCAGTCTCTTCTTGAATTTTTGCTGCCAGGTTTGCCAGGAGGGAGCCTGAGCATAATTCCTGGCTGCCAACATTATTTTCTGTACCCCACAGGAAGGAGTATGAGGCTCTTGCACCTCAGCTGGTCTCCTGTGCCATTTTGCTGGCATCTTGTGTGACTTGAGTtttttaggaaaatgcaaatttggGAGTAAGCAGAAGAGCTTGGCAGTGCCTGCCTTGGTACCCAGCTCTTGGCCCTATTTCTTCCCTCCCAGTATTTTAGAATTTGTGGTTCAGCATTGTTATCAGCAAGTAGATACAAGTGATGTATGAGGCCATCTGAAGGGAAGGGGTACCAAAGAGTTAAAAAGGTGGTGGATTGGGAGGGGTAATGGAAATAATCTCAAGATAGGCTATTTCCCAAGgaaacactattttctttttattgttggggattcattgagggtacaataagccaggttacactgattgcaattgttaggtaaagtccctcttgcaatcatgtcttgcggaaacactattttctttatttcaaaaaatgtaagGGTACAAGTATTTTGTTACATGGACGAACTGTaccatgctgaagtcagggctttcagtgtagTACGCCATTatcagaatagtgtacattgtacctgacAGATTTTTATCCTTCACACCTCCCCCTTCTTTGTTGTCAATGTCCATTATATCTCTTTATGACCACATCTATCCCTTGTTTAGatcccacttacaagtgagaacaaCTTTTGAACATCTTGTGGTATGGGAAAAGATAAGCCTTAGACTAATTCAGGTTTCTACATTTTATGCACACTCACTATATAAAACTGGATCTACATTAAGAAGCACATCGGGTAGAGGGATTCCTCACTTTACCAAAGCAATTACTGTAGTAAATCACAATAGTAAACAGTTAGAAACAAAGACAACCTCATATTTCTGGTGTTGTGCTGTCCAGTATGGTAGCCACTAGTCACATGTGGCCACTGAGCATTTGCaaattgattagtttgaattgaGATATTTTCTAAGAGTAAAATTCACACCAGATTTCAGAGACTTAGTATGAAAActagtaatttttatattgattatatgttgAAGTGATGCTATTTTGGATGTATTGGATTAAACAAAACATTAAACGTTTTCCTTTTAATGtggtttaaaatttttccttttaatgtggtTATTAAAACAGTTAAAATTATGTATGTGGCTTATATTATGTTTCTGGTAGACATTAAAAAATAGGATTTGATATATAAGCATCTTCTTAGCAGTACATTTCTTGCTTTAAGAAGTATACCTGTACAGGAGAGACAAACACATTTCAAAAGGACAGGGAGAAGGAGAGATTTGCAAATAGGAAAACTTATTATGGAAAAAGTCAGGACACTACCTAAATTACCTCTCAGTCTGGGGGTGAAAGGGCATGGGGGTGCAGAGAGGAGAAGCCATCAGTTGCCTGCAACAAGTGCTCTCATTCCTCTAGCTCCATCTGATCTAAGTATGGCCCAGCATGGGGAGAGGAAAGgcactttgaaatttttttgccCTTACCATCGTAGCCATTAAGCTCTGAGTGCGAGATAGTGACGATATGACAGGAACTTTCCCTGGGTTTCTCTGggccaccattcctggccaagaggaggaggaggaatgaggTGAGCCCCTTCTTCACTCCCAGGGCCATGTGGTAGAGCTGCCGCTGCACCTCCTTCTGCCTATAGGCATAGATGAGTGGGTTGAGTAGGGAGTTGCCCACACCAAGCAGCCACAGGTACCGTTCCAGCACTGAGTAGAGGTGGCATTCCCGGCAGGCCACCTGCACAATGCTAGTGATAAGGAAGGGGGCCCAGGACAGAGTGAAGCTCCCGATGAGAACAGACACAGTACGGATAGCCTTGAAGTCACTGGGAGTCCGGGGGGGCCGGTAAGCTCCATCCATCGCTCCTATGTGTTCCATCTTTCGGATCTGCTGGCTGTGCACAGAGGCAATCTTGAGCATGTCACAGTAGAAGAAGACAAAGAGGAtcagggctgggaagaagccAATGCAGGAGAGGGTCAGCACAAAGTGAGGGTCGAACACAGCAAAGAAACTGCAGGGCCCCTGGTAGGAGTTCTGCTGGAACATGCGGACTCCAAGTGGGAGGAAGCCAATGAGGTAAGACACCAACCACAGCGCAGCAATGCAGGCCCCAGCCATGAGCCCACTCATGATCTGGAAGTAGCGGAGGGGCTGCTTGATGGCAAGGTACCTGTCAAAGGCGATCAGCATGACTGTAAGGACAGAGGCAGTTGCAGAGGAAGTGACAAATGCCATCCGAAGGCTGCACAGGGTCTTCTGTGTGGGCCGAGAAGAGCTGGAGAGTTGGTCTGTGATTAGGCCAGAGATGGCCACACCAATCAAGGTGTCAGCCACCGCCAGATTCAAGGTGAAACAGAGACTGACACCATCATTCTTGTGGATCAATGACAGCACAGCCACAGCCACCAGTACATTAGCAGCAATGATGAGGGAGGCCAGGACTGCAAGGATTACTCCAAATGTGAAAGATGACTCCATGTCTTGAAGTGGCAGGACTTCCATTTACCAGGGCATGCTGGCTTTCCAGCTCAAATTCTCATGAGCTAGGGGACGAGACGCTGTGAGGTCAGAGCTACAGCACAATGCTGGCCATAGTTGGCAGTCCAGGCTTGCAGCTCACCATCTTTGGGATCCTACAGGTCATTAAGAATGATTCACCTTCTGTTTTTCAGTCCCCAGCCTCCTGCCTCTCCAGCTCTCTGAAAGCAGCAATCCCAGTGCAGACCTTCCCCTGGGCCCTGAGCTAGTCCCTCCCCCTCCATCCACCAAGTTACTAGACAACTCCCAAGTACCTGTGCACGCTGTCTGGTCAGGCTTGCTCCCTTCATTCATGCTTGAAGGACTCTGGAGGGACGGGGGCATTCATCAGGTCTCCTGTCCGGCAGAAGATATAATTGACTCTAATCACGCTTTCTTCCTCTGTAGCTTAATATTAAGTTACTACTTTTCTTCTAAAGCCCCAAGTTCCAGCTTAATAAC includes:
- the GPR119 gene encoding glucose-dependent insulinotropic receptor, with the protein product MEVLPLQDMESSFTFGVILAVLASLIIAANVLVAVAVLSLIHKNDGVSLCFTLNLAVADTLIGVAISGLITDQLSSSSRPTQKTLCSLRMAFVTSSATASVLTVMLIAFDRYLAIKQPLRYFQIMSGLMAGACIAALWLVSYLIGFLPLGVRMFQQNSYQGPCSFFAVFDPHFVLTLSCIGFFPALILFVFFYCDMLKIASVHSQQIRKMEHIGAMDGAYRPPRTPSDFKAIRTVSVLIGSFTLSWAPFLITSIVQVACRECHLYSVLERYLWLLGVGNSLLNPLIYAYRQKEVQRQLYHMALGVKKGLTSFLLLLLARNGGPEKPRESSCHIVTISHSELNGYDGKGKKISKCLSSPHAGPYLDQMELEE